Proteins from a genomic interval of Plasmodium reichenowi strain SY57 chromosome 11, whole genome shotgun sequence:
- a CDS encoding RAP protein, putative — protein MLLTNVRFLSKCMKIKMAKRKSWVKRNKKWMLPKVENSYLKQEQDFTVPHKVISTSLNKEYEKNNIKDNFKCEDDDNNKYFKNILKELHNNNNKNKRNENLLKPHEYKKLLNKDKYKKNDDKLNLKDLLRKGTKPINLNMESVDHLKEEKDKEKKKKDIETFWYMPNPFEKKGVYGMKENSFYKSFLKDRERSLDKINEKQLNKNDQQLLKQLKKYNNSNNNNNNINNELLENSISINDNQNKEKKIRISPRKYWYDNNYSTPDTNTINTVKARDLRFLMMNEARLVRKGKHIDVELWLCFMNRVIHLSGIVHVRSLLRYLQTIASVKVINKKMLNDIFCEIFKRENDMKPKHYVYLFQSCSRLKWNDFNLIYALKNMTLCWSILRNNFLIKSANSISKLGLASNVYSKALQITLNERLNNFSGRNLKAIKAITFLEFFNEDMIIKFISRATFYKEHFNYYTRNLQILYLYIVLFHSSIYNNLTLEQRSFLQYCSQDRNLKKINKKKHNKSMRTLSRVDQVGNEKGEVNLGVHNSDGDNSDGDNSDGDNSDGDNSDDDDSDGDNSDDDDSDDDDSDGDDSYGDNKNFDNNKNVKIGNKICGGYTCMLHKEVSDFLNKLNIEHLNSINCGPFMVDIYHPSSNYIIELNAHFQYYFNSESLTTLSKWRHKFLSQMGYKVIHISYRIWNNLHNDTQKMEYIYSVLPKVILESSSYNSKFTKM, from the coding sequence ATGCTTTTAACAAATGTAAGATTTTTAAGCAAATgtatgaaaataaaaatggcCAAGCGTAAAAGCTGGGtgaaaagaaataaaaaatggatGTTACCGAAAGTGGAAAATTCTTATTTAAAACAAGAACAAGATTTTACTGTTCCTCATAAAGTTATTTCCACAAgtttaaataaagaatatgaaaaaaataatataaaagataattttaaatgtgaagatgatgataataataaatattttaagaaTATACTTAAAGAActacataataataataataagaataaaagaaatgaaaatttattaaaaccacatgaatataaaaaattattgaataaagacaaatataaaaaaaatgatgataaattaaatttaaaagattTATTAAGAAAAGGAACTAAGCcaataaatttaaatatggAAAGTGTTGATCatttaaaagaagaaaaagataaagaaaagaaaaaaaaagatatagaAACTTTTTGGTATATGCCTAACccttttgaaaaaaaaggtGTTTATGGAATGAAAgaaaattctttttataaatcttttttaaaagatagAGAAAGGAGTCTAgataaaattaatgaaaaacaattaaataaaaatgatcaacaattattaaaacaattaaaaaaatataataatagtaataataataataataatataaataatgagTTATTAGAAAATAGTATATCCATAAATGATAACcaaaataaagaaaaaaaaattagaatTTCTCCTAGAAAATATTGgtatgataataattattctaCACCTGATACCAATACAATCAATACTGTTAAAGCTAGAGATTTAAGATTTCTAATGATGAATGAAGCAAGACTAGTaagaaaaggaaaacaCATTGATGTTGAATTATGGTTATGTTTTATGAATAGAGTCATACATTTATCCGGCATAGTACATGTACGTAGTCTTCTTAGGTATTTACAAACTATAGCTTCTGTTAAAGttattaacaaaaaaatgttaaatgatatattttgtgaaatatttaaaagagAAAATGATATGAAACCAAAACATTATGTATATCTTTTTCAAAGTTGTTCAAGATTAAAATGGAATGATTTCAATTTAATTTATgctttaaaaaatatgacCTTATGCTGGTCCATCTtaagaaataattttcTAATAAAATCAGCTAATTCTATATCTAAATTAGGATTAGCAAGTAATGTATATAGTAAAGCTTTACAAATAACATTAAATGAGAgattaaataattttagTGGAAGAAACCTAAAAGCAATAAAAGCTATAACGTTTCTTGAATTTTTTAACGAAGACATGATTATCAAATTTATATCGCGCGCAACATTTTACAAAGaacattttaattattatacgCGAAACctacaaatattatatttatatattgtattatttcATAGTTCTATATACAATAACTTGACTCTGGAACAGAGGTCATTTTTACAGTATTGTTCTCAAGATAGaaatttgaaaaaaataaataagaagaaacataataaaagtatGAGAACACTATCAAGGGTTGACCAAGTAGGAAATGAAAAGGGTGAGGTTAATTTGGGGGTTCACAATTCAGATGGTGATAATTCAGATGGTGATAATTCAGATGGTGATAATTCAGATGGTGATAATTCAGATGATGATGATTCAGATGGTGATAATTCAGACGATGATGATTCAGATGATGACGATTCAGATGGTGATGATTCATAtggtgataataaaaattttgataataataaaaatgtcAAAATAGGAAACAAAATATGTGGTGGTTATACCTGTATGTTACATAAAGAAGTTAGTGATTTTTTAAACAAGCTAAATATAGAACATCTTAACTCAATTAATTGTGGACCGTTTATGGTTGATATATACCATCCTTCAtcaaattatattatagaaTTGAATGCGcattttcaatattatttcaaTTCAGAAAGTTTAACTACCTTATCAAAATGGAGACATAAATTCTTATCACAAATGGGCTATAAAGTTATTCACATATCTTATCGCATATGGAATAACTTACATAATGATACGCAAAAAatggaatatatatatagtgTATTACCAAAGGTTATATTGGAAAGTTCCTCATATAATTCGAAATTTACCAAAATGTAg
- a CDS encoding hypothetical protein (conserved Plasmodium protein, unknown function) encodes MNFFKRYIFFLCSFYLLYVTCSSNNNNSNNNNNNNFSNINNNNSNNGIHNDNTKNRPAPGSLNKMEDLSSYFKEYTNNNNDNHVELFKNLLNTNGESSGANINTLMKLLNSSNKNDNTGYSHLDIGKLMDTLKQFNNSNKNNNVPSSNNPNNQTTNPANNNNNNNLNKENYMQIFGDLLKNMNIPSNNNNNNNNNNNNNNNSSSSNNNSSSSSNNNSSSSSSNNNSSSSNNNNSSSSSNNNNSNNNAKAANPMEQLTNLFSHINNNAHHDEKGDGHPLEHIMNLLGHGHNEGDGKGGGNTLQHLASLLGQGHNDGDAKGGNNPLEHLTSLLGQGHNDGDGKGGNNPLQHLTSLLGQGHNDGDGKGGNNPLQHLTSLLGQGHNDGDGKGGNNPLQHLASLLGQGHNDGDGKGGNNPAEYLKKLFGNLQGNNANGINGKNMGDLQSMLNNLLNSEKYKKSPYTLDKTVSSGFGSRSKESMLLEYQHNKSEQEILRELQELINKNKIKNVSENNEKLKQYFSMLKGKYNPYSYERKILNDIINEDDIKTKYNIDDNFEKNLIVNVQNDNMEYDVEMNNEEKEKKTEMFEDINELDDKDALSSGSINSSLMRKNKSENEKLLRGLTTNINDDNDNLHECNCNNKLNNCVLSYINYNNLEYMLQSLDIDVKGLIRKHMLLKRNNNNNNGNNLNFEKNESFLLPLPPLTTKSNVQNTSHYVLRVPRVLFLASRKSFSSSYDRSLFHIYNIMDTQLKWNTYLWGYGFKYYPIFFPKNLHTLLHSHEKQIGSEPFDLIFVHSSFVSNYYNYYFFLKNMPKITTLIFMNDGWDNNVKNIFLNLFPHIFFQNQVNIFEFNPLNNIDTVAEKKKLFHSLWNKVTSSTTAPSSSMHDHVITNKHKKRKKIETKTNNVANNENDVLLTGDHSSSSSPSNNNNNNNNINKYDEEDDEENKTLWAFIPHGVNHCCSSHYYKSFIMNGTTDNYNNNNNNNNNYNGEGEMLQDDKQNGNVQKVVNPNFYYDRARSLENQHTPAYELSYSLLDLFLPECSFNEKDIFNNSKRDIDILYLYNTSNNYNDYLVQKIMDYIYNNNMNNLKDKIQKYEVDLNYWKLWGLQTTHKLIKNKMIDYTNMLQRSKVCIISSKFAGMLNKMVIDALFYGCVVISDKSHNKDINKFIVTTKVPFEYYEISDLIYNKENMNSLANDLIDKINTTLEEVKSGKRNQMRIDAFKTILNTYTYSAVILNWIIPSIYFHYNKEKYEIKNNYFVLPQYFEKIISKSLKITSAKREKIIANIDLSLQEDLVMNNNEVVAWGIIWFLIFSIILFYMLKNSSLVTFLFRQHKLHR; translated from the coding sequence atgaatttttttaaaagatatatattttttttatgttcgttttatttattatatgtaacaTGTTCATccaataataataatagtaataataataataataataatttcagtaatattaacaataataatagtaataatgGTATACATAATGATAACACGAAAAATAGGCCTGCTCCAGGCtctttaaataaaatggaAGACCTTTCATCTTATTTTAAggaatatacaaataataataatgataatcaTGTGGAactatttaaaaatttattgaATACAAATGGAGAATCATCAGGTGCTAATATAAACACCTTAATGAAGCTCTTAAATTCATCGAATAAAAACGATAACACAGGTTACAGTCATTTAGATATTGGAAAATTGATGGATACTTTAAAacaatttaataattcaaataaaaataataatgtacCATCTAGTAATAATCCAAATAATCAAACAACTAACCCTgcaaataataataataataataatttgaatAAAGAGAATTATATGCAAATATTTGGAGAtttgttaaaaaatatgaacatCCCATCgaacaacaacaataataataataataataataataataataataatagtagtagtagtaataataatagtagtagtagtagtaataataatagtagtagtagtagtagtaataataatagtagtagtagtaataataataatagtagtagtagtagtaataataataatagtaataataatgcaAAGGCAGCAAACCCAATGGAGCAATTAACCAATCTATTTTctcatataaataataatgcCCATCATGACGAAAAGGGGGATGGTCATCCATTAGAACATATAATGAACCTTCTTGGTCATGGACATAATGAAGGTGATGGTAAGGGAGGAGGTAACACACTACAACATTTAGCATCTCTTCTTGGTCAAGGACATAATGATGGTGATGCTAAGGGTGGGAATAACCCACTCGAACATTTAACATCTCTACTTGGTCAGGGACATAATGATGGTGATGGTAAAGGTGGGAATAATCCACTTCAACATTTAACATCTCTACTTGGTCAGGGACATAATGATGGTGATGGTAAAGGTGGGAATAATCCACTTCAACATTTAACATCTCTACTTGGTCAAGGACATAATGATGGTGATGGTAAGGGTGGGAATAACCCACTTCAACACTTAGCATCTCTACTTGGTCAAGGACATAATGATGGTGATGGTAAAGGTGGGAATAACCCAGCAGAATACTTAAAAAAGTTATTTGGTAATTTACAAGGTAATAATGCAAATGGTATTAATGGAAAGAACATGGGAGATCTTCAATCTATGTTAAACAATTTATTGAATAgtgaaaaatataagaagTCTCCATATACATTAGATAAAACTGTAAGTAGTGGTTTTGGTTCTCGTTCAAAAGAATCCATGTTATTAGAATATCAGCATAATAAAAGTGAACAAGAGATATTAAGAGAATTACAAGAATTGattaataagaataaaattaaGAATGTGAGTGagaataatgaaaaattaaaacaatatttttccatgttaaaaggaaaatataatcCATATTCTtatgaaagaaaaattttgaatgatataataaatgaagatgatataaagactaaatataatattgatgATAATTTTGAAAAGAATTTAATAGTGAATGTACAGAATGATAATATGGAATATGATGTTGAAATgaataatgaagaaaaagaaaagaaaacTGAAATGTTTgaagatataaatgaattGGATGATAAAGATGCATTAAGTAGTGGATCAATTAATAGTAGTTTAATGAGGAAAAACAAAAgtgaaaatgaaaaattattaagaGGTCTTacaacaaatataaatgatgataatgataatttaCATGAATGtaattgtaataataaattaaataattgtgtattatcatatataaattataataatttagaATATATGTTACAAAGTTTAGATATTGATGTAAAAGGTTTAATACGAAAGCatatgttattaaaaaggaataataataacaataatggtaataatttaaattttgaaaaaaatgaatcaTTTCTTTTACCCTTACCACCATTAACAACCAAATCTAATGTTCAAAATACATCACACTATGTATTAAGAGTACCACgtgttttatttttagcTAGTCGAAAATCATTTTCCTCCTCTTATGATAGATcattatttcatatatataatattatggATACGCAATTGAAATGgaatacatatttatgGGGTTATggttttaaatattatcctatatttttcccaaaaaatttacataCCTTATTACATAGCCATGAAAAACAAATAGGAAGTGAACCTTTTGATCTTATATTTGTTCATTCAAGTTTTGTatcaaattattataattattatttctttttgaaaaatatgcCTAAAATTACCAcacttatttttatgaatgATGGTTGGGATAATAATgtaaagaatatttttttaaatttatttcctcatatattttttcaaaacCAAGTAAACATATTTGAATTTAATcctttaaataatattgatacGGTAgcagaaaaaaaaaaattatttcataGTTTATGGAATAAAGTAACAAGTAGTACAACAGCTCCTAGTAGTAGTATGCATGATCATGTAATTActaataaacataaaaaaaggaaaaaaatagaaacGAAAACAAATAATGTAGCAAATAATGAGAATGATGTGTTATTAACTGGTGATCattcttcatcatcatccccatctaataataataataataataataatattaataaatatgatgaagAGGATGATGaggaaaataaaacattatGGGCTTTTATACCACATGGTGTAAATCATTGTTGTTCTagtcattattataaatcTTTTATTATGAACGGTACTACcgataattataataataataataataataataataattataatggTGAGGGAGAAATGTTACAGGATGATAAACAAAATGGTAATGTACAAAAGGTTGTGAATCCTAACTTTTATTATGATCGTGCGAGAAGTTTGGAAAATCAACATACACCAGCATATGAATTGAGTTATTCATTATtagatttatttttacctGAATGTTCATTTAATGAGAaagatatttttaataatagCAAAAGAGATATTGatatattgtatttatataatacatctaataattataatgattatCTTGTTCAGAAAATTATggattatatatataataataatatgaataatttaaaagataaaattCAAAAATACGAAGTTGATTTAAATTATTGGAAATTATGGGGATTACAAACAACACATAaacttataaaaaataaaatgatcGATTATACAAACATGTTACAAAGAAGTAAAGTATGTATTATAAGTTCGAAATTTGCTGGAATGTTAAATAAAATGGTTATTGATGCTTTGTTTTATGGTTGTGTTGTTATATCGGATAAATCACATAAcaaagatataaataaatttatagTTACAACAAAAGTACCTTTTgaatattatgaaatatcagatcttatatataataaagaaaatatgaattCACTAGCCAATGATCTTATTGACAAAATTAATACAACATTAGAAGAAGTTAAAAGTGGAAAAAGAAATCAAATGAGGATTGACGCATTCAAAACTAttttaaatacatatacatatagTGCTGTTATATTAAATTGGATTATACcatctatatattttcattataataaagaaaaatatgaaattaaaaataattattttgttcttccacaatattttgaaaaaattatatccaaaagtttaaaaattacaagtgccaaaagagaaaaaattattgcAAACATTGATTTATCATTACAAGAAGATCTTgttatgaataataatgaagTCGTAGCATGGGGTATTATATggtttttaatattttcaataatTCTTTTCTATATGCTAAAAAATAGTAGTCTTGTTACATTCTTGTTCAGACAACATAAATTACATAGATAA
- a CDS encoding translation elongation factor EF-1, subunit alpha, putative codes for MNEPFSFNVNAPSYYPGMKYKGAGAEEDDENNSNLNNTSNENNINMNNDVNNDLDKIKEDEEDINGSEIVEDENVNDIEEKISKLVLNDDNDIMKEDVEELQEKVEDKKIKMAEVDPRPHLNIIFIGHVDAGKSTACGNILYILGYVDDRTIEKYEREAKEKSRESWFLAFIMDINEEERQKGKTVEVGRAHFETKDRRFTILDAPGHKNFIPNMISGAAQADIGVLIISARKGEFETGFERGGQTREHTLLARTLGINQLIVAINKMDDPTCNWSESRYEEIQKKITPYIKSCGYNINKDVFFVPISGLTGQNLSEHVSDKNSKIYDPRASWYDLSKPTLFNILNSLPPPPWDENGPLRIPLLEGYKDNGIIAIGKIESGTLYGNNMNCTLMPNKVKVKVMNVFLEDDEVPYAKPGENVRVRLFGVEEDQISKGFVLCDSLNLCSVVHEFIGRVAIVELLEHKPIITAGYFCIFHAHTACEEIQFVEMLEVIDKKSKKKKTKPKFIKSDCIVTAHFLLSNPVCVEVYDNLPQLGRFTLRDQGKTIAIGKILELKV; via the exons ATGAATGAACCTTTTAGTTTCAATGTAAATGCTCCTTCGTATTATCCAGGAATGAAATATAAGGGAGCAGGGGCAGAGGAAGATGATGAAAACAATAGTAACCTCAACAATACAAGTAATgagaataatattaatatgaacaatgatgttaataatgatttggataaaattaaagaagATGAGGAAGATATAAATGGTTCCGAAATTGTCGAAGATGAAAATGTTAATGatatagaagaaaaaataagcAAACTGGTTTTgaatgatgataatgatattatGAAAGAAGACGTAGAAGAGTTACAAGAAAAAGTagaagataaaaaaataaaaatggcTGAAGTAGACCCAAGACcacatttaaatataatttttattggACACGTCGATGCAGGGAAATCAACAGCTTGTggtaatattttatatatattggGATATGTTGATGATAGGACtattgaaaaatatgaaagaGAAGCTAAAGAAAAAAGTAGAGAAAGTTGGTTTTTAGCATTTATTATGGATAttaatgaagaagaaagaCAGAAAGGTAAAACGGTAGAAGTTGGAAGGGCACACTTTGAAACGAAGGATAGAAGATTTACAATTCTTGATGCACCCGGacataaaaattttattccAAATATGATTAGTGGTGCTGCACAAGCAGATATTGGTGTTTTAATTATATCAGCAAGAAAGGGTGAATTTGAGACAGGTTTTGAGAGAGGAGGACAAACAAGAGAGCACACATTGTTGGCAAGAACATTGG GTATTAACCAACTCATTGTTGCCATTAACAAAATGGACGATCCAACGTGCAATTGGAGTGAAAGCAGATATGAAGAAatacaaaagaaaataaccccatatataaaatcatgtggatataatattaataaggATGTTTTTTTCGTGCCAATTTCAGGGTTAACTGGTCAAAATTTATCAGAACATGTATCAGATAAAAATTCGAAAATTTATGACCCTAGAGCTAGTTGGTATGATTTATCGAAACCaacattatttaatatattaaattctTTGCCACCTCCACCTTGGGATGAAAATGGTCCCTTAAGAATACCTTTGTTAGAAGGATATAAAGATAATGGAATAATAGCTATTGGAAAAATTGAATCGGGGACATTATatggtaataatatgaattgTACTTTAATGCCGAATAAAGTAAAAGTAAAAGTTATGAATGTTTTTTTGGAAGATGATGAAGTACCATATGCTAAACCTGGAGAGAATGTTCGTGTAAGATTATTTGGTGTTGAAGAAGATCAAATAAGTAAGGGTTTTGTTTTATGTGATTCATTAAACTTATGTTCAGTTGTTCATGAATTCATAGGTCGTGTTGCAATTGTAGAACTACTTGAACATAAACCTATTATAACAGCAGgatatttttgtatttttcaTGCACATACTGCTTGTGAAGAAATACAATTTGTTGAAATGTTAGAAGTTATTGATAAAAAATccaagaaaaaaaaaacaaaaccaaaatttattaaaagtGATTGTATTGTAACAGCACACTTTTTACTCTCAAATCCAGTCTGTGTAGAAGTCTACGATAATTTACCACAACTTGGTAGATTTACCTTAAGAGATCAAGGAAAAACAATAGCCATTGGAAAAATATTAGAATTGAAAGTATAA
- a CDS encoding mitochondrial ribosomal protein L37, putative, which translates to MLSYYKNVISFNNKSVIFSICTRTIFVSKRSLAPKVKPGKKGQDKKDTTSGSTTESSEKAHIFNIYNTVDEDHEILPDHAYPKWLWKLEKPLKSYGELALMFLYGKDIENATAQDYHRFRRLHNKNLIKLNNLRLKKSKRSTVKPIFWDL; encoded by the exons ATGTTATCatattacaaaaatgttatttcctttaataataaaagtgtaatattttcaatatGCACAAGAACAATTTTTGTAAGTAAACGTAGCTTAGCTCCAAAGGTAAAACCTGGAAAAAAAGGACaagataaaaaagataCAACATCAGGAAGTACTACTGAAAGCAGTGAAAAGGctcatatttttaatatatacaatacTGTTGATGAAGACCATGAAATATTACCAGACCACGCATATCCAAAATGGTTATGGAAATTGGAAAAGCCCTTAAAAAGTTATGGAGAACTTGCtttaatgtttttatatggaaag GATATTGAAAATGCCACTGCTCAAGATTACCATCGATTTCGTAGGTTGCATAACAAGAATTTAATTAAACTGAATAATTTAAGATTGAAAAAATCAAAACGATCAACCGTAAAACCCATATTTTGGGATCTCTAA